Within the Comamonadaceae bacterium OTU4NAUVB1 genome, the region TCGACGATGCGGCGCGAGACCGCCAGCATCAGGCCGATGGCCATCTCCGCGACGGCCGGCGCGTTGGCACCGATCTGGCTGACGACCGCGATGCCGGCGCGCGTGCAGGCGTCGACGTCGACGGTGTCGAAGCCGGCGCCCGTGGACGACACGCAGAGCAGGTTCGGGCAGCGCGCCAGCAGGGCCTCCCGCGCGTGCCAGTGCGGCGGCAGCTCGTCCTTGGCGGCGCTGATCTGGTAGATGTGCGCGTCCGCCAGGAGGCGCCAGGCGCGGGCGTCGTCGGCGCGCAGCGGGGCGACGTCGAGCCGGATGTCCGACTCCCGCGCCAGGCGCTGGTCGAAGACCGGGTCGATCCATTGGTCGAAGCGCGCGACGCGCCAGGGTGCGGACTCGTTCATGGGGATGTGCTCGGGTGCGGGGTTCGAAGGGGTCATTGCCTGGGCAGGGTGCGGGCGAGTTCCTGCAGCGCCTGGCGGTTCTGTTCCAGGGACCGCTGCCATTGCGCGCCGGGCAGGTACGCCAGCACCGGCGCGTCGGCCGAGGCGCTGGCGATGAATTCGGGGTCGCGCACGCTCTCGGCGATGGCGGCGTCGAGCCGGGCGACGACCGACGACGCCACGTCCTTGTGGACGGCGAAGCCGCGCTCGGAGGTCATGGTGACGGGCGTGCCGGCCTCGGTGGCCGTGGGCACGCCGGGCAGGGCGGGCGAGCGCCGGGCGCCGAACTGCACCACGGCCTTCATCGCGCCGGTGCCCTTGCCGTGCAGCTCCGGCACCTCGCCCGCGCTCACGATGCCGAAGTCCAGGTGGCCGCCCATGACGTCGGTCTTCTGCGCGGCGGTGCCCTTGTAGGGAACGGCGTTGAGTTCGACCCTGGCGGCCTTCGCCAGCAACTGCAGGGCGAGGTCGCCGTTGGTCCCGACGCCGTTGTGGCCGAAGGACAGCGAGCCGGCCTTGCCGCGCGAGGCGGCGACGATGGCGGGCAGGGTGTCGACGGCGTTGTCCGCGCGCGTCACCATCACGGTCGGGTCGTCCACCACCCGCGCGACCAGGGTGAAGTCGCCTGCCTCGTACTGGGCCTTCTTGATCATCGGCACGTACAGGAACCCGGGCACGTTGACGACCAGCAGCGTGTAGCCGTCGGGCCGGGCGTTCCTCACGTGGGCGTTGGCGATCTCGCCGGCCGCGCCGGGCTTGTTGACCACCACGAACTGGGCCTTGGGGCCGAGCCGCTTCTGCACGAAGGGCAGCAGCTTGCGCGCCATCAGGTCGGTGCCGCCACCCGGCGCGAAGCCCACCACCACCTCGATGGGCTTGTCGTCGGGCCATGCGGCCCAGGCCGGATGCGCCAGGCCGAGCGCCAGTGCGATCGTCGCGAGCCGTTGGATCGGTGTCGTCGTCATGCGTGTCTCCTGTTTTTGGAGACGCGATGATCCGGTCGCTCGACGATGCGGACAAGCGATTAATTCGACAGTCTATTCAGTCGTTTTTCGACTTTTCGCGAACGGTGCGAGGTAGCGGGAGGCCGAATCGAAGTCGGCCACGTGCACGACGTGTTCGCGCATCGCGTCCAGGAGCACGCGGCTGTCGTCGCTGCGGTTGAAGAAGTAGTAGTTCAGGCTGGGCAGCGGCGGGTCGCTGCGCAGGGCCACCAGGCTGCCGTGTTCCACCCAGGGTTTCATGAACTGCGTGGGAAGGAAGCTGATGCCGACATCGGCCAGCACCAGCGCCACGATCGCCATCAGGCTGTTGCAGCCCAGGATGCGATGCATGGTGATCTCCTGCTCCGCGGCCCAGGCCTGGATGGCCCGCGTGAGGCCGGAACCCTCGGTCATGGTGATGACGGGGTGGCGCTCCAGGTCGGCGCGGCGCAGCAGTTCGGGCGTGCCGATGCGCGAGGGCGACGCCACCCACGAGAAATGCACGCGGCCGATGACGCTGCCGTGGACGCGCGGGTTGCGGCTCGGGCCGGTCGTGATGGAGAAGTCCAGTTCGCCCCGCTGGACCTTGCGCTCGAGGTTGCGCGCCAGGTCCACGTAGGGTTCGAGCATCAGCGCCGGGTGCGCCTGGTTCACGCGCCGCGTGAAGTCCGGCAACCACGTCAGCGAGACCAGTTCGCTCACGCCGAAGCGGCAGAGGCCCGCCAGGCTGGTGGAGGACGACGCTTCCCTGTGGAGCTGTTCCTTGAGGTCGAGCATCCGGCCGGCCAGCGGCAGCAGCCGTTGGCCGGCCTCGGTGAGCTGGGCGCGCTTGCTGGAACGGTCGAACAGCGGGGCGTCGACCGACGCCTCCAGTTCGGCGATGCGCTTGGACAGCGAGGACTGGGTCACGTGCAGGCGCAATGCCGCGATGCTGAAGCTGCCGAGGTTGGCGGCCCAGTAGAAGGCCTCGATCTGCTTGAGCGTCATGCGCGGCGCCGGCTCAGCCCGCCAGCAGGGCCGCGTAGCGCGCCAGGTCGACGTTGCCGCCGCTCACGATCACGCCCACCCGCGCGCCCTGCAGCGCCGGCGCGTCGGCCACCGCGCCGGCGAAGGCGAGGCAGCCGGTGGGCTCCACCACCATCTTCATGCGTTCGCCGAAGAAGCGCATGGCCTCGACCAGCTGCGCGTCGCTCGCGGTGCGGATGTCGGCGACGTCGCGCCGGATGATGCCGAAGGTGAGTTCGCCCAGGTGTGTCGTCTGCGCGCCGTCGGCGATGGTGCGCGGGGTCTCGATGCGCACGATGCGCCCGGCGCGCAGCGACTGCCGGCCGTCGTCGCCCGCCTCCGGCTCGACGCCGTGGACGCGGCACGCCGGCGACAGCGCCTTGGCCGCCAGTGCCGACCCGCCGGTCAGGCCGCCGCCGCCCAGGCAGACGTAGAGCGCGTCGAGCGGTCCGGTCTCCTCGAACAGCTCCTTGGCCGCCGTGCCCTGGCCGGCGATCACGTCGGCGTGGTCGTAGGGCGGGATCGGCGTCATGCCGCGTTCGGCGGCGAGCGTTCGGGTGAGCGCCTCGCGATCCTGCGCGAAGCGGTCGTAGAGCACCACCTCGGCGCCGTAGCCGCGCGTGGCGGCCAGCTTGGCCGCCGGCGCGTCCTGCGGCATCACGATCAGCGCCGGCATGCCCAGCAGCCGCGCCGACAGCGCCACCGCCTGCGCGTGGTTGCCCGAGGAGAACGCGATGGCGCCGGCCCGGCGCTGCGCGGCGTCGAAACGCGACAGGGCGTTGAAGGCGCCGCGGAACTTGAAGGCGCCCATGCGCTGGAAGTTCTCGCACTTGAAGAAGAAGCGCGCGCCCCAGCGGGCGTCGGCGGTGGCCGAACGCAGCACCGGGGTGCGATGGGCATGGCCCTGGAGCCGCACGGCGGCGGCGGCGACATCGTCGTAGGTGGGGAGTGCGGGTGCTTGCATCGCGCGAGCTTAGGCCAAGCCTCCGGGCCGTGGGAGTCGATGGTCTCGACGACACTCGCGCCCGTGAACGCACTCCTTCCGCCCCCGCTCGCCGGCACGCTGTCCCATTTCCTGCTCTGGCTGGGCGACAGCGGCCTGGCGAGCGTCGCGACCGGCGCGATGGCGTCGTCCCTCGCGCTGTCGGCGACGACCCGGGGCCTGGCCTGGCGATGGACGGGCGCCTTCTGCGCGGTCAGCGCGCTGGTCTTCGCGACCAAGCTGGGCCTGTTCGGCTGGGGCGAGGGTTTCGCCGCGCTCGACTTCCGGGGCCCGAGCGGGCACGCGACGCTGTCGGCGTTCGTCTGGCCCCTGTGCGCCTGGCTGCTGGCGGCGCGGGCCGGCCGCGCGCCGCGCCGTGCCGCGCTGGCGCTGGGCGCGGCGGCGGCGGGCGGCACCGCCTGGGTGCTGATCGCCTTCGGCTTCCATTCGGTGGCCGAGGTCGTCGCCGGCAGCGTGCTCGGCGGTGGCGCGGCGTGGGCCTGCCTGGCCGCCGCGCGCCGTGCCGCGCCGCCGCCGCCGCGCGTCCAGGTCCTGGCCGCCGTCCTGGTGGCGACCGTGTTCGGCCTGCAGCACGGCAGGGAGCTGCCCGCGCTGGTGCGCTTCAAGTGGAAGGCGCACGAACTGGTGGCGCTGGCGCGTCCTCCAGGCATCATCGTCCGATGAAATCGCGCCTCGTCACCGTCGTCGTCCATGCCCACCTGAGCGAACCCGAGCCGCTGGAGCAGGTCTCCCTGGCGCAGACCCTGGCGGTCCTGGGGCGCCATCCGATCACCTTCGTCGTCCCGATGGACCTCGACACGCGCTGGTACGAGGACTTCTGCCGGGGCCGCGCCACCGTCCGGTTCCTGCGCTTCGAATGGAGCGGCCTCGACGAGTACGCGCGCATGCTGCTGAGCCCGGCGTTCTACGCCCGCTTCCACGATTACCGCTACCTGCTGATCTGCCACCTCGACGCCTTCGTCTTCCGCGACGAACTCGCGGCGTGGTGCCACCGGGGCTACGACTACGTCGGCGCGGTGATCCACCACCGGACCTGGGAGCGCGGCCACCAGCGCGCGCTCGGTCGCGCGGCGGACTTCGACACGCTGCACAAGCTGCTGCGCGCGACCACCACTGGCTACCTCGCCAACGGCGGCTTCGCGCTGCGCAAGGTCGACACCTTCCTGCGCCTGACGCGCCGTTTCGAGCGCTACATCGACGCCTACGCGGCGATGGCCATGGCGCGCGGACGCGGCGTGTGGGAGGACCTGTTCGTGCTGCGGCTTTTTCCGCAGCTTTCGCGCGACTTCAGGGTGCCGCCGCGCCGGATCGCCGCCCGGTTCGGCGCCGAGCACGTCGACGCCGTCGCGCCCGACCTGCGCCGGGGCGAGCGCGACCTCGCCGGACTGCCGTTCGGCATCCACGGCTGGATCCAGTACCAGCCGGAGGTCTGGACGCCGTACGCGCGCCGATTTGGGCACGACGTCTGACCGGGCGGGGCGGCCGACCGGGAAACAATCGGCCGCACCATGACCGTCGCGCCACCCGTTCCTCCCGCGTTCCTCGATGCCCGGCCCGCCGGCCGCGCGCGCGCCTTCCCCGCGCTCTGGCGCCGGCTCGCCCTGCTGCTGGCGGCGCTGTCGCTGGCGGCCTGCGCGCTGCCGCCGCGCCAGGGCATCGCACCGTCCCAGGCCCTGGCCCCCGCCGAGGCCTCGGCCACGGCCATCGGGCAGGCGGTGGCGGCGCGGGCGGCGGAGCAGGCACCGGGCGCCTCCGGCATCCATCCGCTGGCCGACGGCATCGATGCCTTCGCCGCGCGCATGCTGCTGGCCGCCGCCGCCGAGCGCACGCTGGACGTGCAGTCCTACATCTGGCGCGACGACACCACCGGCCGGCTGCTGCTGCAGGCCCTGCGCGAGGCGGCCGACCGGGGCGTGCGGGTGCGGCTGCTGCTCGACGACAACGGCATCCCGGGGCTGGACGCGCGGCTGGCCGCGCTGGACGCGCACCCGGGCATCGAGGTCCGGCTGTTCAATCCGTTCGCGACGCGATGGTTCAAGCCGCTGGGCTTCGTCACCGACTTCTCGCGCGCCAACCGGCGCATGCACAACAAGTCGTTCAGCGCCGACGCGCAGGCCACCATCATCGGCGGGCGCAACATCGGCGACGAGTACTTCGACGCGCTGGTCGAGGGCCTGGTCTTCGCCGACCTCGACGTGCTGGCCTTCGGCCCGGCGGCGCGCGACATCGCGAGCGACTTCGACCGCTACTGGGCGAGCGAATCGGCGTGGCCGATCGCGCTGCTGGTGAAGCCGGGCGCACCCGCCGACCTGGCGCCGCTCGACCGCATCCGCGCCGAGGTCGCGGCCGACGCGGGACGCCGCCGCTACCTGCGCGCGGTCAAGGGCTCGGACTTCGCGGTCGACCTGCACGCCGGCCGCCTGAGCCTGGAATGGGCGGCGGTGCAGACCCTGAGCGACGATCCGGCCAAGGGGCAGGGCGCGGTCGCGCGCGGCGACCTGATGGCCTCCGGACTGGCGCGCCTGCTGCGCGGGCCGCGCCGCGACGTCGAGCTGGTGTCGGCCTATTTCGTGCCGGGCGCCCAAGGCGTGGCGGCCCTGGCCGCGCTGGCGCGGCAGGGCGTGCGGGTGCGCATCCTGACCAACGCCCTGGAAGCCACCGACGTCGCGGCGGTGCATGCGGGCTATGCCCGGCGCCGCGCGCCGCTGCTGGCCGCCGGCGTCGAATTGTTCGAGATGCGCCGTCAGGGCGGCCTGCCCGCCGCCGGCGCCAACGACCGGGGCGGCAGCGGCAGCGGCTCGGGTGCCTTCGGCAGTTCGGATTCGAGCCTGCACGCCAAGACCTTCTCGGTGGACCGCGAGCGCGTCTTCATCGGCTCCTTCAATTTCGATCCCCGCTCGGCGCACCTGAACACCGAGCTCGGCTTCGTCATCGACAGCCCGGCGCTGGCCTCGGGCATCGAGGACGCCTTCACCCGCCACATCCCGGCGCAGTCGTACGCGGTGAAGCTCGACGCGCAGGGCCGCCTGTACTGGCTGGCGTCCACGCCCGACGGCGTGGTGCGCCACGACACCGAACCCGGCACGACCTGGTGGCGGCGCGCCGGGGTCGGCCTGATGTCGCTGCTGCCGATCGAGTGGCTGCTGTGACGCCGCATGACGCCGGAGACCAACCCGAGGAAACGCAGATGGATGACGATGCCGACCCGACCCTGATGTCGGACCGCGAACTCGCCGTGGCGATCCAGCGCCACCGGCGCGCCGCCCTGCGCGGCAGCGGCTACCTTGCCGAGCGCGGCGACCGGCTGGAGCAGGAACTGCGCCGGCGCGCGGGCATCGTGAGCGAATTCGGCGCGCCGCTGCGCTTCGCCACGCCGCCCAAACGTCGCTGGTGGCAGTTCTGGTGAACAACGCCACGGCAGCCCGACGCATCCGCTGCTAGTATCAAAATAATACTAAAGTGTTTGTGTGTAAGGAGTCGCCGTGCAGACCACCGTCCATCGATCGATCGGCACCAGCGCGAGCCTGGTGCTGGACATGCTGCGCCTGGGCGCCGCGCTGACGGTGCTTTTCGCTCATGCGCAGGACATGTGGCTGCCTTCGACGACCCAGGACGCCTCGCGCCCCGGCGAGGCGGCGCACTCGGCGATCGTGGTGTTCTTCGTGCTGTCGGGTTTCGTGATCGCCCACACCACCAGCGCCCGGCAACGTGGCCTGGGCGAATTCCTCCAGGCGCGCTGGAGCCGCCTGTTCTCGATGGTGGTTCCCGCGCTGCTCCTGACCGCGATCGTCGAGTTCGTGGTGCGCGCGCAGGGCGACCCGGGCCTGGTGGCGGAGTACGTGCGCGGCGCGTTCGGCCCGCGCTACATGGTGACCGGGCTGTTCCTCAACGAGACCTGGTTCTTCTCGGCGGCGCCGCCGGCCAACGGCGCGCTGTGGTCGCTGAGCTTCGAGTTCTGGTACTACATGATCTTCGGCCTGTGGTTCTGCACGGGGCGGGGCTGGCGCTCCTGGCTGCTGGCCCTGGCGGCGTGCCTGGTGGCCGGTCCGAAGATCCTGCTCATGATGCCGATCTGGCTGATGGGCTGCGCGGCCTGCCTGCTGCCGCGTCCGGCGTTGCGTGCCCCGCTGCGGTGGGCCGGCGTCGCGCTGGCGCTGGGCGCGGCGGCGTTCGTCGTGGCCCGGGTGCCGCCCTGGCCCTATCCGATCGGTGTGCCGCCGTTCTTCTTCGCCAACGAGTTC harbors:
- a CDS encoding tripartite tricarboxylate transporter substrate binding protein, which codes for MTTTPIQRLATIALALGLAHPAWAAWPDDKPIEVVVGFAPGGGTDLMARKLLPFVQKRLGPKAQFVVVNKPGAAGEIANAHVRNARPDGYTLLVVNVPGFLYVPMIKKAQYEAGDFTLVARVVDDPTVMVTRADNAVDTLPAIVAASRGKAGSLSFGHNGVGTNGDLALQLLAKAARVELNAVPYKGTAAQKTDVMGGHLDFGIVSAGEVPELHGKGTGAMKAVVQFGARRSPALPGVPTATEAGTPVTMTSERGFAVHKDVASSVVARLDAAIAESVRDPEFIASASADAPVLAYLPGAQWQRSLEQNRQALQELARTLPRQ
- a CDS encoding LysR family transcriptional regulator; amino-acid sequence: MTLKQIEAFYWAANLGSFSIAALRLHVTQSSLSKRIAELEASVDAPLFDRSSKRAQLTEAGQRLLPLAGRMLDLKEQLHREASSSTSLAGLCRFGVSELVSLTWLPDFTRRVNQAHPALMLEPYVDLARNLERKVQRGELDFSITTGPSRNPRVHGSVIGRVHFSWVASPSRIGTPELLRRADLERHPVITMTEGSGLTRAIQAWAAEQEITMHRILGCNSLMAIVALVLADVGISFLPTQFMKPWVEHGSLVALRSDPPLPSLNYYFFNRSDDSRVLLDAMREHVVHVADFDSASRYLAPFAKSRKTTE
- a CDS encoding threo-3-hydroxy-L-aspartate ammonia-lyase; amino-acid sequence: MQAPALPTYDDVAAAAVRLQGHAHRTPVLRSATADARWGARFFFKCENFQRMGAFKFRGAFNALSRFDAAQRRAGAIAFSSGNHAQAVALSARLLGMPALIVMPQDAPAAKLAATRGYGAEVVLYDRFAQDREALTRTLAAERGMTPIPPYDHADVIAGQGTAAKELFEETGPLDALYVCLGGGGLTGGSALAAKALSPACRVHGVEPEAGDDGRQSLRAGRIVRIETPRTIADGAQTTHLGELTFGIIRRDVADIRTASDAQLVEAMRFFGERMKMVVEPTGCLAFAGAVADAPALQGARVGVIVSGGNVDLARYAALLAG
- a CDS encoding phospholipase D family protein; translation: MTVAPPVPPAFLDARPAGRARAFPALWRRLALLLAALSLAACALPPRQGIAPSQALAPAEASATAIGQAVAARAAEQAPGASGIHPLADGIDAFAARMLLAAAAERTLDVQSYIWRDDTTGRLLLQALREAADRGVRVRLLLDDNGIPGLDARLAALDAHPGIEVRLFNPFATRWFKPLGFVTDFSRANRRMHNKSFSADAQATIIGGRNIGDEYFDALVEGLVFADLDVLAFGPAARDIASDFDRYWASESAWPIALLVKPGAPADLAPLDRIRAEVAADAGRRRYLRAVKGSDFAVDLHAGRLSLEWAAVQTLSDDPAKGQGAVARGDLMASGLARLLRGPRRDVELVSAYFVPGAQGVAALAALARQGVRVRILTNALEATDVAAVHAGYARRRAPLLAAGVELFEMRRQGGLPAAGANDRGGSGSGSGAFGSSDSSLHAKTFSVDRERVFIGSFNFDPRSAHLNTELGFVIDSPALASGIEDAFTRHIPAQSYAVKLDAQGRLYWLASTPDGVVRHDTEPGTTWWRRAGVGLMSLLPIEWLL
- a CDS encoding acyltransferase, which codes for MQTTVHRSIGTSASLVLDMLRLGAALTVLFAHAQDMWLPSTTQDASRPGEAAHSAIVVFFVLSGFVIAHTTSARQRGLGEFLQARWSRLFSMVVPALLLTAIVEFVVRAQGDPGLVAEYVRGAFGPRYMVTGLFLNETWFFSAAPPANGALWSLSFEFWYYMIFGLWFCTGRGWRSWLLALAACLVAGPKILLMMPIWLMGCAACLLPRPALRAPLRWAGVALALGAAAFVVARVPPWPYPIGVPPFFFANEFVTDTASGLCVAIALWLLPAGPSAVAGGPVDRFRALADLTFPIYVLHFPLLILWRVCFGLRVEDRGQYALALTSVLIVAAILGLALERQRPRWRRAFAWLFAAAGRFLPRPGPRAT